Below is a window of Pseudarthrobacter equi DNA.
CTGGTCCACCACCAGCACGATGCCCCATGGCGGAATCCATCCGCCGATGCTGACGGCCACGGTGCCGCCGTCCCACACCGCCGCCATCAGGAAGCATTCGAGCAGCAGGGTCAGGGACAGCAGTCCGATGCTGACGGCCCGCTGGGCGCGGGAGTGCCGGATCAGCAGGAAGGTCAGGGCGGCGCCCAGGATGGGAAGTACGACGGCGAGCGGGGCCAGACTGGCGATGTTCACTGTCCGCCTCCTTCCGGGCTGGGCTTGACGTTGGGTGAGCCGGGTTTTTCTTCCTGGGCCGCGTTCTCGGTGGGTATTTCGCGGTCGCCCGCCACCACGGTGGCGGTACCGCCGTGCACCCGGGCGCCGGCCTCACGTCCGCCGGACGTGTCATCGCCTGACCCCGTTCGGTGGTCTGAGATGTCCTGCCCGTCGCCGCCCAGCATGGTGAGCGGGAATTCGGACGTTTCGGCGGGGATCTCGGCGTCGTCCTCGGCGTCGAAGCTGGGGGTTTCGGCGACGCGGAGGTCTTCCACGTCATCCTGGATTTCGTCCTCGCGCGCCAGCACCCAGGTCCGGTAGATGATGCCGAGCATGAAGGCGGTCACCGCGAACGAGATCACGATGGACGTCAGGATCAGCGCCTGCGGCAGCGGATCGTTGTAGTCCCCCGCAGCGGTTTCCTTGGAGAACAGCGGGGCCAGGCCGGAGTAGCCGCCGGTGGCCAGGATCAGCAGGTTGGTGGCATTGGCCAGGAGCATGAGCCCCAGCAGGACGCGGGTGAGGCTGCGTTCCAGGATCAGGTAGATGCCGCAGGCATACAGGGCACCCATGACCAGGAGCAGGGCGAGGTTGATGCTCATGCCTTGCCTCCTGAGATGGTTTCGGCTGGCATGTCTTCGGGTTCCTCGTACTCTGCGGGTTCGGAGCCCCGCTCCTCGATGTGTTCATCCACTTCAGCGCCGAGGCTGCGCAGCACGTCCAGCACCAGGCCCACCACCACGATGTACACGCCGATGTCGAAAATGGTCGACGTGACGAACTTGATGTCCCCGAAGACGGGCAGCCAGAACTGGATGATGGCGCTCTGG
It encodes the following:
- a CDS encoding Na(+)/H(+) antiporter subunit C; this encodes MSINLALLLVMGALYACGIYLILERSLTRVLLGLMLLANATNLLILATGGYSGLAPLFSKETAAGDYNDPLPQALILTSIVISFAVTAFMLGIIYRTWVLAREDEIQDDVEDLRVAETPSFDAEDDAEIPAETSEFPLTMLGGDGQDISDHRTGSGDDTSGGREAGARVHGGTATVVAGDREIPTENAAQEEKPGSPNVKPSPEGGGQ